The genomic stretch GGGTCGCGCTGCTGCGAACCCTGACCGAGCTGGGGTGGACGGTGCCCCGCCCCCGCCCGAAGTTCGGCCACGGCGCCACCACCACCGTGACCCACCCCGACGGCCGCTCGCTGACGCTGGTCGGCAGCTACCACGTCAGCCAGCAGAACACCTTCACCGGGCGGCTGACCCCGGCGATGCTCGACGAGGTCCTGACCCAGGTCCGCCGACTGGCCGGACTACCGGTCGGGTCGCCCGCCGCGCTCGCCGACGCCGACGATCCGCGCTGACGCTGATCTTCATCGCGTCGGAGAGCGATAGTGGAGCTCCGAATGGCACGTTGGTCAGCGTCAGCTGGGTTCCCCGGCGTCAGCCCTTTTCGGTCGTGGCCGTCTCGACCGCGCGCAGGTGGCGGTAGTCGGGCAGCACGAACTGATCGGCCGGCGGCTGGAAGAGCGTCGTCTCGAAGCGGCGGAGAGGCCCGGCCGCGGCGACCCGGAACGCCGTCCGGAGGGCGGCCACCCCCAGTCGAGTGCGCGGGTGCATGACGCCAGGGGCGCCCGGCGGGAGCTTCTGCGCCCTGGTGACGTACGGCCGCATCCGCTCCTCGTAGCGGGCGAGGGCGTCCTGATGGTGCACGTGCGCGGCCAGCTCGCCGGCGAGGACGTACGCACCGACCAGGGCCAGGCTCGTGCCCATGCCGCTGACCGGCGAGGCGCACCAGGCGGCATCGCCCAGCAGGGCGACCCGCCCGTCGGACCAGCGGTCGGCCCGGACCTGGCCCAGATCCTCCAGGTAGAGGTCGTCGACATCGGGCAGGGCGGCGAGGATCCGGTCGCTCTGCCATCCGGCTCCGGCGAACCGTCGCCGCAGCACATCCTTCTGGGCATCCATCGACCGCAGGTCGGCCGCGACCGGTGCCGACCGGAACGACAGAGTGACCCGTTGACGCCCGACATTGTCCGGGCGCAGGGTGATCGACCGGCCGCCGGTCGCGTTGTACCAGCGCCACCAGGTGCCGTCCTGGGCATCGGCGGGGACGCGGGGCACCGAGAAGTAGCCGATCGACACGCCGAGGCGGCGTTCGTGCACGCCAAAGGCGTCGGCGAGCCGGCCGCGGGTGCGCGAGTTGATGCCCTCGGCGAGCACCACGACGTCGCAGTCGAGCGTCGTCCCATCGGTCAGCGTGACGCGCGCGGCGCCGTCCGCCGGCTGCTCGATCCGGTCCACCTGGACGCCGAACCGGTAGTCCACGTCGTCGCGGGTCCGCTCGTGCAGGAGCTCGGCGAACTGCCCCCGCAGGACCTCCCGTTCGGCGGTGGGTCCGTCGGTCTCGCCCGGGGTCTGCGGGAACTCGCCGACCGCGCGCCCGTCGCAGTCGACGAAACGGGTGCCGATCTCACCGGTTCCGCGGGCGCCGACCTCGTCGTCCAGACCCATCCGGCGCAGGACTTCTCGTGCCGCGCCGCGGATGTCGATGTTCTGGCCGCCGGTGCGCAGCTCGGCGAACCGCTCGACGACGGTGCAGCGGAATCCGTACCGCACCAGCCACCAGGCGAGCGTGGGGCCGGCGATGCCGGCGCCGGAGATGAGGACGTGTCGTGGGGTCATGCCGGGAGCGTTCCACCAATTACGTTGATAGTCAATGTCATTGATAACCAATGCTGTTGATTGTCAACGAGTGGGGCCAACCGGTTACCCTCACCGCATGGCCGTCTCGTCTCCCCCGCCGCCGGACCCCGGCGACGATCTGCGATCCGGCGCCCAGGCGTTCGGGAACCGGCAGCAGGTGTTCGAGCACTACCTGGCCGGCCAGCTGGGCGTCGACCACTCCGGTCTGATGGTGATGAACCTGCTGCTGACCCAGGGACCGACGACCCCGACCGAACTGGCCGGCCGGCTCGGGATCTCCACCGCCGCCATGAGTCTCGTGCTCAACCGGCTCGAGGCCGCCGGGCACACCCGCCGGGCCCGACACCCTTCCGATGGTCGCAAACTGGTGGTCACGGCGCTGCCGGAATCGGGCGCCCGGGCGATGAGCCTGGTACAGCCGGTGATCGACGGCATCGACCGGATCGCCGCGGAGATGACCCCGGCCGAACGACGGACGGTGCTGGAGTTCTTCCGGCAGCTGATCGAGGTGTACGACGCCGCGGTCCACCCGGCCGGCCCCGCAGCACCTCCCTCGGCGTCGCCGCCGGCCTGAGCCGGTCAGCTGCGGCGCCGGGCGGCAGCGGAACTCGACGCGCGCGGCTTGCGGCGGCCCGTCGCCGTCCGCGACCGACCCCCGCCCGTTGCTGCACCGCCCGGGCGACGCGGGATGCGCTGGTCGGTGAGCGGCCCGTCGAGCAACGGGAGCACCGCCCGGACGGCCTTGGTGACGTCCAGCCCCATCTCGTACGGGAACTGGCGGCTGGTGCTGTGCCAGGCGTTCGGCACGATGTGGTCGGACCGGATGTCGATGCGGGAGTTCATCGCCCCGAAACTGTCGTGCTCGCAGGTGATGTCGATGACCCGCTCGCACCCGGCCGGCATACCCACCTTGGCGCAGAGGGTGATGACGGCCGTCCTCTCGGTGACCTCGATGAACCGCTTCGGATCGTTGGCCCGGAGCCAGTAGAGCGCCTCGGAGATCATCAGGTTGCCCTTGGAGTGACCGACCAGCAGCTCGATCGACCCGTCGGACTCGATGAGGTGCAGCAGGGTGTCGACGTCCTTACTGGTCCGCACGAACGACACCAGTTCGGAGGCCTCCAACTGGTCCTCGGCCGCTCCGACGAGTTGCGACCACGGGGTGACCACCTTGGCCGCCTGCCGCATCAGGTTGATCCCGCCGTACCAGAACCACCCGCCCATCGCCTCGGCGGCCAGGTCGGACAGTCCGTGCCCGGAGACGACCGCGGCCACCGGCGCCCCGATGGCATCGGCGACATCCCGCGACAGCGCCGCGCCACCCAGGGCCGAGCTGGCCACCCCGGCGACCGCGACAGCGGTCACCGGATCGTCGGCCGCGGCGTAGGTGGCGAAGTCGCGGTAGACCCGCACCGTCCCCTGACCGGTCGGCGGGACCACGACCACCGCACCTTCCGGTGCGGCATCGGTGCCGAGCAGGGCCGTCTCCTCGTCGGTGATGACGTCGACGTCGTAGAACAGGGCGTCGAGCATCGCCTCCGGGCTCCGCGGACGCCCGGTCGTCGCCCGACCCGCCACGCCACCCCAGCCGGGCATGGCCGGGAAACCGCCGAACGCCGGCATCACCGGGAAGCCGCCGAACCCCGGCATCGCCGGCATGCCCGGGAACGCCCCGAAGCCGTTCCATCCTGTCGGTCCTGCGCCAGTCCGCATTGCTCTCCCCCGTCGCCGACGATGCCTCCGCCGGTTCGGACCGTAACCGGGGCGGCAAGTGATCCTCCGTGGGGCGGACGAAGAACTCCCGAAACGGGGTCGCGGCGAACCGGCCGCCGGCCCATCGCAGAGCGCCAGCCGGGCGCTCAGGAACGCAGCGTCGTCACGACCGACCATCGGCCAATTGCAGCGCCAGCCGGGCGCTCAAGAACGCAGCGTCGTCACGACCGACCATCGGCCAATTGCAGCGCCAGCCGGGCACTCAGGGTTGGGTCGTCCTGACGGGGGCCGGCCTGCTCCAGCAGCAGATCGGCCCGGCGGCCGGTCAGGGTCAGGGTCATCAGGTCGTTGCCGAAGTACGGTCCCGAGGTGCGGGTCCATTCCACCGGCGGCCGGGGCACCCGGGCGATGGTGCCGAGCAGGACCCGGGTCGACCGTTCGGCGATCCGGCTCCAGGCCGCCCGGAATCCGACCTTGACCACGGCTGGCACCCGGTTGTGCAGCGGGGAGCAGGTCAACTGGTAGACCTGCGAGCGCACCCCGTCGGCCGGGGTGAATTCCGGGTGGGCC from Nakamurella flava encodes the following:
- a CDS encoding FAD-dependent monooxygenase, translated to MTPRHVLISGAGIAGPTLAWWLVRYGFRCTVVERFAELRTGGQNIDIRGAAREVLRRMGLDDEVGARGTGEIGTRFVDCDGRAVGEFPQTPGETDGPTAEREVLRGQFAELLHERTRDDVDYRFGVQVDRIEQPADGAARVTLTDGTTLDCDVVVLAEGINSRTRGRLADAFGVHERRLGVSIGYFSVPRVPADAQDGTWWRWYNATGGRSITLRPDNVGRQRVTLSFRSAPVAADLRSMDAQKDVLRRRFAGAGWQSDRILAALPDVDDLYLEDLGQVRADRWSDGRVALLGDAAWCASPVSGMGTSLALVGAYVLAGELAAHVHHQDALARYEERMRPYVTRAQKLPPGAPGVMHPRTRLGVAALRTAFRVAAAGPLRRFETTLFQPPADQFVLPDYRHLRAVETATTEKG
- a CDS encoding MarR family winged helix-turn-helix transcriptional regulator codes for the protein MAVSSPPPPDPGDDLRSGAQAFGNRQQVFEHYLAGQLGVDHSGLMVMNLLLTQGPTTPTELAGRLGISTAAMSLVLNRLEAAGHTRRARHPSDGRKLVVTALPESGARAMSLVQPVIDGIDRIAAEMTPAERRTVLEFFRQLIEVYDAAVHPAGPAAPPSASPPA